One Dromiciops gliroides isolate mDroGli1 chromosome 3, mDroGli1.pri, whole genome shotgun sequence DNA segment encodes these proteins:
- the PLA2G2F gene encoding group IIF secretory phospholipase A2 — protein sequence MEDGAQVNPKEFRKKGPVRSLSWKTSVEQTGLFFSRATFLWNATRSIPGIRKLFTITILAGSVLPMVHGGLLNLKSMVETITGRSAILSFVGYGCYCGLGGRGLPMDEVDWCCHAHDCCYQKLFDQGCHPFLDRYEFSIDNETQAITCSDKNETECDKQTCECDKSVVLCLNNQIYHEEFRNYLNIYCKGNTPSCSIYDPLPVEIECKHIPKTPPPPT from the exons ATGGAAGATGGGGCTCAGGTCAACCCCAAAGAGTTCAGGAAGAAGGGGCCGGTTAGATCCTTATCCTGGAAGACATCAGTGGAGCAGACTGGACTATTCTTCTCCAGGGCCACTTTTTTGTGGAATGCCACCAG GTCCATCCCGGGCATCAGGAAGTTATTCACCATCACCATTCTAGCAGGCAGTG TTTTGCCCATGGTCCATGGAGGCCTGCTGAACTTGAAATCGATGGTAGAGACCATTACAGGGAGGAGCGCCATCCTCTCTTTTGTGGGCTACGGCTGCTACTGTGGCCTAGGTGGCCGGGGTCTGCCCATGGACGAAGTGGACTG GTGCTGTCATGCCCACGACTGTTGCTACCAGAAGCTGTTTGACCAGGGCTGCCACCCCTTTCTTGATCGATACGAATTTTCCATCGACAACGAGACCCAGGCCATCACCTGCA GTGATAAGAATGAGACAGAGTGTGACAAGCAGACCTGTGAATGTGACAAGAGTGTCGTCTTGTGCCTCAACAACCAAATCTACCATGAGGAATTCCGCAATTACCTCAACATCTACTGCAAGGGAAACACTCCATCCTGCAGCATCTACGACCCTCTGCCAGTGGAGATTGAGTGTAAACACATCCCTAAGACGCCACCTCCACCTACCTAA